The Streptosporangiales bacterium DNA window CGGTGCCGCGGATGTCACCGGCGACCTGGCCGATGCCGCCGGACACCTGCTCGACGTAGCGGCTCAGCGCCCGGTGGCTGGCCAGCTCGGTGATCCGGGCGAGCTGCGCGTTGTCCTCCGCCGAGTCGACCTTCGGCTTCGCGGTACGTACGTCGTCCCCGGTGGTCCGCGCCGCCGCGCCCCACGAACGCACGACGGCTGGCCGGATGGTGACGGACTTGCCCATCGCCCACCTCCCCTTACGACGATCGCCCGTCAAGGTAGAGGAGTCCGTGCCAGCGTGCCGGGAGTTGTCCACAGGCCGCGTCAGCCCTTCAGGCCGCTGCGCGCCACGCTCTCGATGACGTACCGCTGCGCGATCACGAACAGCACGATCACCGGAACGCTGGCCACCACCGCGCCGGCCATCGCGATCGGGTAGTTGGTCGACGCCGCGCCCTGCAGTGCTCGCAGCCCGGCCGGCAGCGTCAGCGCCTCCGGACTGAACAACACGTACACCGGCCACAGGAAGTCGTTCCAGTTGGTGAGGAACGACAGGACGCCCAGGGTGGCGAGTGCCGGCTTCGACAGCGGCAGCACTACCGTGGTGAACACCTGCCAGTGGCTCGCGCCGTCGAGCAGCGCTGCCTCCTCCAGCTCGCGCGGCAGCGAGAGGAAGAACTGCCGCAGGAAGAACACGCCGAACGCACCCGCCGCACCGGGGACGACCACCGCCCACAGCGAGTCGAGCCAGCCGAGCGCGCCGACCACGATGAAGTTCGGGATCACGAACACGAACGCGGGGATGAACAGAGTGCTCACGATCAGCACGAACAGCAGTCGCTTGCCGGGGAACTCCAGCCGCGCCAAGGCGTACGCGGCGGTCGACGCGGTCGCAAGGACGAGCGCCGCCTGTACAGTCGCAGCGACCATGCTGTTCACGAACCAGCGCAGCACGGGTGTGGTCGACGTCGTGCTGAACAGCGGTTCGTACGCATGGGTGGAGAACGGGTCGGGCAACCAGCTGATCGGCAGGCTCGTGGCGTCGCCGTTCGTCTTGACCGACGTCAGCACCATCCACAGCAACGGGAGTACGAAGACGAGCGTCAGCACCATCAGTACGAGGTAGAACAGAGACCTACGTAGCCCGGACGCCAGTCGCGCGCGGTCGCGTGTCGGCTTGGTGTCCTTCATCGGTCCACCCCGCTCCGCCGGAACAGCCGGAAGTTGACGATCGACACGATCGCAAGCGCCAACGCCAGCAGGTAGCCCATCGCGGCGGCCACGCCCTGTCGGTTGCTGGCCAGGCCGGTCTCCGCGATGTACATGATGGCCGACTTGGTGGCGTCGTCCGGGCCGCCGTTGGTGATCATCACGGGTTGGCCGAACACGTTCGCGGACGCCAGGATCGTCACGGTCAGCACGAACAGGGCGATCGGCTTGAGCCCCGGCAGGGTCACGTATCTGAACTCCTGCCACTTGCTTGCGCCGTCCACCCGGGCGGACTCGTAGAGCTCGCGCGGGATGTCCTGCAACCCGGCCAGGTAGATGATGGCGTTGAAGCCGAGCGTCCACCAGACGGTCACGCCGACCAACGACACCCACACCCACGGCAGCCCGTTCACCCACGGGGTGTCGCCGGGAAGGCCGAGCTTGTCGAGGTAGTAGTTGACCACCCCGACGTTCGGGTCGAGTACGTACCGGAAGAGCAGGCCGACCACGGCGACGCCGAGCACGTACGGCGCGAAGAACACTGCACGGAAGAACGTCCGGCCGGGGAAGCGCCGGTTCAGCAGCAGTGCAACGGCCAGTGGGCAGGCGAGCAGGAACGGCACCGAGAGCACGACGAAGATGCCCGTAGCCCCCATGCTCTTCCAGAAGTTGCCCGCGTCGCGGGACCCGGGGGTGAACAGCGAGGCGTAGTTCTCCAGGCCGACCCACGGTTTCATCGGCAGCAGGTAGTTGTAGTCGTGCAGGCTCACCCAGAACCCGTAGACGGCGGGCAGCACGATGAAGCCGCCGAACAACAACAGGTACGGCAGCAGGAACAGGTACGGGGCGAGTGCACGGTTCGTCCGGGGCGCTCTGCTGCGCGTTTGCGTTCGCACCGCGTGCCTCCTACGGACGGTCAGGAACCGTACTTCTTCGCGTTGTCCTCGATCACCTTGCTCGCCTTCCCGGCCGAGTCACGTAGGGCAGTCGCGGGGTCCTTCTTCAACAGCACGGCTGCCTCCACTCCGGCGTACAGCTCGAGCAACGCGTCGCTGATGCCGGCGACCGGCGGCGGGAACCGTACGTCTGGCAGCTCCTCCGCGAACGGCGCCTCGTACTTGCGTGCCTCGAAACCCTTGCTCTCCCTCACGGACTTGGCCGCTGGCACCTTGCCGCTCTTCGCCCACTCAAGCGAGTGCTTGCTCATGTAGTTGATGAAGAAGCGTGCCGCATCTTGCTTGTCGGTGTCGGGATCGGTCTGGCGCGGGATGGCGAACTGGTGGCTGTTCCCCCATACGCCACCTTGGTCGCCGATGGTCGGTACCGGCGCAGGCGTCCAGGTCAACCCCTCGGTGGCGTTGCAGTCGGCGATCTGCCAGATGCCGTTCCAGCAGAACGCGTTCTTGTTGTTCTTGAACGCGATGTAGTCGGCGTCCTGCCCGACGTTCTTCGGGCTGTAGCCCTTCTTCACCAGGTCCACGCACCAGGTGAGGGCATCGACGCCGGCAGATGAGTCCCACGTCGCCTTCGTCACCTTCTCGTCGAACAGCTCGCCGCCGAACTGCCACAGCAGCGACTCGAAGACGAACCCGCCGGTGAACTGGTACGGGGACATCCAGTGACCCTTGATGCCCTTGCCCTTGAGCTCGTCGAGCACGTCCAGGTACTCGTCGCCAGTGGTGGGGATGTCGGCCTCGCCCAGGCCGGCCTTCTCCAGCACGCCGAGGTTGACGTACATGCCGAGCGGGTGGATGTCGAGCGGGATGCCGTACCTGTCGCCCTTGTAGAGGCCGCCCTTCCAGACCTCGGGTGAGAAGTCGGCCTCGCCCAACTTGAGTGCCTTCGCCACGTCGTCGATCGGGACGATCACCTGTTGCGCGGCCTGAGTGGCGATGGTGTCGAGGTGCAGTGCGACGATGTCCGGGCCGTTGCCGCTGGTGACTGCCGCGGGCAGCTTCTGGTAGAACTCCTCCCACTTGTAGACGTTCATCTTCACGGTGATCTTCGGGTTGTCCTTGCTGAACTGCTGCACCAGCTTCTTGGCGAACGGCCCGTCGGCGCCGGTGAAGCCGTTCCAGAACTGCAGCGTGACGGCACCGCCCTTGTACGTGGCACCGCCGCCGCCCGAGCCGGTCTGCGCGTCGTTGCCGCCGCAGGCCGCGGCGAGTGCCATGGTGGCGCCGAGGCCGCCGGTGAGAGTGAAGAACCTACGCCTGCTCAGTGGTTCGTAGCGTTCGGTGTGACCCGTCATTGGGTCCTCCTCGTGGATGCGGAGTATTACGGTCGGGTTGCGGTGAGGTGGAGCGCGGTCCAGGAGACCGGTGGCAGCGTGACGGTCAGCTGCCGGTCGTCGACGGTTGCGTTCTCCCCCGGTCGTGGCCGTACCCGGTCGGGCGCGTGCACGTTGTTGCTCGCGCGGACGTCGTCGTCGGTCAGCACGGCGTGCTCGGTGACGGTCAGCCCGGGCAGTGGGCGGACGTCGATCGACAGGTGTACGGGGTCGGTGGTGGCGCGGTTGACCGCGAAGACCGCGACGTCGCCGGTCTCCTCGTCGTAGGTCGCGGTGAGCAGCACGGCGTCGACCGGGCCGTATGCCGCGGTGTCGTACGTCGCGGTGACCGGCTCGACGCGCAGCACCCGGCCGCGGGCCAGCCGGGCGGCATGCGCGAACGGCCAGAAGATGGTCTGGCGCCAGGCCGGGCCGCCGGGCTCGGTGCGGATCGGCGCGATGATGTTGGCCAGCTGCGCCTGGCAGGCGATGCCCACCCGGTCGGCGTGCCGCATCAACGTGACGAGGAACGAGCCGACCACTACGGCGTCGGCGACGGAGTACTCGTCCTGGATCAGCTGCCGGTGTTGCTCCCACGCCAGGTTCTGCGCGCCGGCGAATCGCTGCTGGTACCAGACGTTCCACTCGTCGAACGACAGCTTCAGCTGCCTCGTGCTGCGCTTGAGCGCGCGGACGTGGTCGCAGGTGGCGACTACCTCGTTGATGAATGCGTCCATGTCGACCGCGCTGGCGAGGAAGCTGGCCAGGTCGCCGTCGCGCTCCTCGTAGTAGTTGTGCAGCGAGATGTAGTCGACGTACTCGTAGGTGTGCTCGAGGACCACGCGTTCCCACTCGCCGAACGTGGGCATGCCGCGGTTCGAGCTGCCACAAGCGACCAGCTCGATGCCCGGGTCGACCAGCCGCATGGCCTTCGCCGTCTCCGCGGCCAGCCGGCCGTACTCGGTGGCAGTCTGGTGGCCGATCTGCCACGGGCCGTCCATCTCGTTCCCCAGGCACCACGTGCCGATGCCGTACGGCTTGTCGGCGCCGTGCTGCCTGCGTAGGTCGGACAGCTGGGTGCCGCCGGGGTGGTTGGCGTACTCGACCAGGTCGGCGGCCTCCTGGATGCCGCGGGTGCCGAGGTTGACGGCGAGCATCGGCTCGACGCCGGCCGTCCGCGTCCACTCCATGAACTCGCCCAGCCCGAACGCGTTGCTCTCGATCGACCGCCAGGCGAGGTCGATCCTGGTGGGACGGTCCGCCGGCGGGCCGACGCCGTCCTCCCAGCGGTAGCCGGAGACGAAGTTCCCGCCCGGGTAGCGCACGACCGTGACGCCGAGCTCCCGTGCCAGCTCGAGCACGTCCCGGCGGAAGCCCTCGGCGGTGGCCTGTGGATGGCCGGGCTCGTAGATGCCGGTGTACACGCACCTGCCCATGTGCTCGACGAACGAGCCGAACAGGCGGCGGTCGAGGTCGCCGATGACGAACGCCGGGTCGAGGGTGGCGTGCGCGGTGAGCACGTGGGATGCCTCCTGGATCGGTGTGCAAGCCGTTTTTACAACGTTGGAGATCGACCTGTAAAGAGCAGCTGTGGACAGTGACGGCGCCCTGTCCGCGTCGACCCGTACCGTGGCTGTCGACCCCGAGGGAGTGGCCGATGACCCAGACCGAGCAGCCAGACCCGGCGATGCGCGCCCGTGCCGAGGCGGTGCTCACGCAGCTCGCCGGGCCAGACGCCAGCCTGCGCGAGGACCAGTGGACCGCGATCGACCTGCTGGTTCGCGAGCGCCGGCGTGCGCTGGTCGTGCAGCGCACCGGGTGGGGGAAGTCGGCGGTGTACTTCGTCGCGACCGCGTTGCTGCGCGCGGACGGAGGCGGCCCGACGGTGATCGTCTCGCCGCTGCTGGCGTTGATGCGCAACCAGGTCGACGCGGCCGGCCGGGCCGGCATCCACGCGGCGAGCATCAACTCGGCGAACGTCGACGACTGGGACGCCATCCGGGCGGACGTGCTCGACGGGCGGGTCGACGTGCTCCTGGTCTCGCCGGAGCGGCTCACCAACCCGGCGTTCCGCGAGACCGTGTGGCCGTGGCTCGCCGAGCACGCCGGGCTGCTCGTCGTCGACGAGGCGCACTGCATCTCCACCTGGGGGCACGACTTCCGGCCCGACTACCGGCGGATCGCCACCCTGCTCGGCGACCTGGAGCCGCGCGGCATCCCCGTGCTGGCCACCACGGCCACCGCGAACGACCAGGTGACGGCCGACGTCACCGCGCAGCTGACCACCGCCGTGGGCGAGGCGCCGGCGGTACTCCGCGGTGACCTCGACCGGCAGTCGCTGCGCCTCGCCGTGGTCGATGTCGACTCGGTGGCGCGCCGGCTCGGCTGGCTCGCGACGTACCTGCGTGACCTGCCAGGCTCCGGCATCGTCTACACGCTCACCGTGGCCGCGGCCAAGGACACCGCGGAGCACCTGACGGCGGCGGGCTACGACGTGGAGTGCTACCACGGGCAGCTCGACGCCGACGAGCGCATCGCGCGCGAGGAGCGGCTGCTGAAGAACGAGGTGAAGGCCCTGGTGGCCACCTCGGCGCTCGGCATGGGCTACGACAAGCCGGACCTCGGCTTCGTCGTCCACCTGGGTGCGCCCGACTCGCCCATCGCGTATTACCAGCAGGTCGGGCGGGCCGGCCGGGCC harbors:
- a CDS encoding ABC transporter permease subunit, which produces MKDTKPTRDRARLASGLRRSLFYLVLMVLTLVFVLPLLWMVLTSVKTNGDATSLPISWLPDPFSTHAYEPLFSTTSTTPVLRWFVNSMVAATVQAALVLATASTAAYALARLEFPGKRLLFVLIVSTLFIPAFVFVIPNFIVVGALGWLDSLWAVVVPGAAGAFGVFFLRQFFLSLPRELEEAALLDGASHWQVFTTVVLPLSKPALATLGVLSFLTNWNDFLWPVYVLFSPEALTLPAGLRALQGAASTNYPIAMAGAVVASVPVIVLFVIAQRYVIESVARSGLKG
- a CDS encoding alpha-L-arabinofuranosidase, which gives rise to MGRCVYTGIYEPGHPQATAEGFRRDVLELARELGVTVVRYPGGNFVSGYRWEDGVGPPADRPTRIDLAWRSIESNAFGLGEFMEWTRTAGVEPMLAVNLGTRGIQEAADLVEYANHPGGTQLSDLRRQHGADKPYGIGTWCLGNEMDGPWQIGHQTATEYGRLAAETAKAMRLVDPGIELVACGSSNRGMPTFGEWERVVLEHTYEYVDYISLHNYYEERDGDLASFLASAVDMDAFINEVVATCDHVRALKRSTRQLKLSFDEWNVWYQQRFAGAQNLAWEQHRQLIQDEYSVADAVVVGSFLVTLMRHADRVGIACQAQLANIIAPIRTEPGGPAWRQTIFWPFAHAARLARGRVLRVEPVTATYDTAAYGPVDAVLLTATYDEETGDVAVFAVNRATTDPVHLSIDVRPLPGLTVTEHAVLTDDDVRASNNVHAPDRVRPRPGENATVDDRQLTVTLPPVSWTALHLTATRP